In one Solanum dulcamara chromosome 1, daSolDulc1.2, whole genome shotgun sequence genomic region, the following are encoded:
- the LOC129883806 gene encoding kinesin-like protein KIN-13A, whose product MGGQTQQSNAAATALYDHPGNASPAGDAGDAVMARWRQSAGLQHLASTGVDHRLLPNLLMQGYGAQSMEEKQRLFKLMRNLNLNGESASDPYTPTAQSPGGFGSSDGLYSPEFRGDFGAGLLDLHSMDDTELLTEHVIPEPFEVSPFMSGVNRASDSDNDQQQKAQPEANAAAGLSTIEKENNGRENNVAKIKVVVRKRPLNKKEVARKEDDIVTVSDNDCLTVHEPKLKVDLTAYVEKHEFCFDAVLDEYVTNDQVYRATVEPIIPTIFQRTKATCFAYGQTGSGKTYTMQPLPLRAAEDLVRLLHQPIYRNQKFKLWLSFFEIYGGKLFDLLGDRRKLCMREDGRQQVCIVGLQEFEVSDVQIVKEYIERGNAARSTGSTGANEESSRSHAILQLAVKKPNEVKESRRNNDVNDSKGGKVVGKISFIDLAGSERGADTTDNDRQTRIEGAEINKSLLALKECIRALDNDQIHIPFRGSKLTEVLRDSFVGNSRTVMISCISPNAGSCEHTINTLRYADRVKSLSKSGNTKKDQSASLIPSSAPTLAVPAGAGDAYEQPQESKVLDTSRKAMEKESTSCMPSSDFDKQPSRFGSSLTDNGWQESGANSGGMEKDRVEVKNAYGIPAGQKLYSTTNLQSSADVVDKVPKVSPPRRKAYRDEKPEKPERPGNWSRKDVASVDSSSTSYRQQSTSTPTKSVGSRQNEVSSPPRDENINEILEEEETLIAAHRKEIEDTMEIVREEMKLLAEVDQPGSRIDNYVTQLSFVLSRKAASLVSLQARLARFQHRLKEQEILSRKRVPR is encoded by the exons ATGGGTGGTCAGACACAGCAGAGCAATGCAGCGGCTACTGCTCTATATGATCACCCGGGCAATGCCAGCCCAGCTGGTGATGCAGGGGATGCTGTCATGGCGCGATGGCGTCAGTCTGCCGGATTACAGCATTTGGCATCTACTGGTGTGGATCACCGTCTGCTTCCAAACCTGCTTATGCAG GGATATGGAGCACAGTCTATGGAAGAGAAACAGAGACTTTTCAAATTGATGAGAAACCTGAACCTTAATGGCGAATCTGCTTCTGATCCATATACTCCAACAGCCCAAAGTCCAGGAGGGTTTGGATCATCAGATGGCCTTTATTCTCCTGAGTTCAGAGGAGACTTCGGAGCTGGGCTGTTGGATCTTCATTCCATGGATGACACTGAACTCTTAACTGAG CATGTAATTCCAGAGCCGTTTGAGGTGTCACCTTTCATGTCGGGGGTAAACAGAGCATCTGATAGTGACAACGATCAACAGCAGAAAGCACAACCAGAGGCAAATGCTGCCGCGGGATTATCcacaattgaaaaagaaaataatggaaGAGAAAACAACGTGGCGAAGATTAAAGTAGTG GTGCGCAAGAGACCTTTAAACAAGAAGGAAGTTGCTCGGAAAGAGGATGACATTGTCACTGTATCAGACAATGATTGTCTCACAGTTCATGAACCCAAGCTTAAG GTGGACTTGACTGCTTATGTTGAGAAGCATGAGTTCTGTTTTGACGCTGTTCTCGATGAGTATGTGACGAATGATCAG GTTTATCGAGCCACCGTGGAACCAATTATCCCAACCATCTTTCAGCGCACAAAAGCTACTTGCTTTGCTTATGGCCAGACAG ggAGTGGTAAGACATACACAATGCAACCATTGCCTCTTAGAGCAGCAGAGGATCTTGTTAGGTTGTTGCATCAGCCAATTTATCGTAATCAGAAGTTCAAGTTGTGGCTCAGCTTTTTTGAAATATATGGTGGAAAACTGTTTGATCTTCTTGGTGATCGGAG GAAACTCTGTATGAGGGAAGATGGGCGGCAGCAGGTGTGTATTGTTGGACTCCAGGAATTTGAAGTTTCAGATGTGCAGATTGTTAAAGAGTATATAGAGAGGGGAAATGCTGCAAGAAGTACTGGATCAACTGGTGCAAATGAGGAATCATCAAGATCACATGCGATATTGCAGCTTGCTGTCAAGAAACCTAATGAGGTCAAGGAATCCAGAAGAaataatgatgttaatgattcCAAGGGTGGGAAAGTTGTTGGGAAGATTTCTTTTATTGACCTTGCTGGTAGCGAGAGAGGGGCAGACACAACTGATAATGACCGACAAACAAG GATTGAAGGAGCAGAAATTAATAAGAGTTTGTTGGCTCTTAAAGAGTGTATCCGCGCTCTCGACAATGACCAGATTCATATTCCATTCCGTGGGAGCAAACTTACTGAGGTGCTTCGTGACTCCTTTGTTGGTAACTCAAGAACCGTTATGATTTCCTGCATCTCTCCTAATGCAGGATCATGTGAACATACAATCAATACATTGAGATATGCTGACAg GGTGAAAAGTCTATCCAAAAGTGGAAACACAAAGAAAGATCAGAGTGCGAGTTTAATACCGTCTTCAGCGCCAACTTTGGCTGTTCCCGCTGGAGCAGGAGATGCTTATGAGCAGCCTCAAGAATCTAAAGTATTGGACACAAGCAGAAAGGCTATGGAGAAAGAAAGCACATCTTGCATGCCTTCTAGTGATTTTGATAAACAACCCTCTAGGTTTGGTTCAAGTCTTACCGACAACGGTTGGCAGGAAAGTGGGGCAAATTCTGGTGGTATGGAGAAGGACAGGGTTGAGGTGAAAAATGCCTACGGCATTCCAGCTGGCCAGAAACTATACTCGACAACCAATTTGCAAAGTTCAGCTGATGTAGTGGACAAGGTGCCGAAAGTGTCTCCACCTCGAAGGAAAGCATACAGGGATGAGAAACCTGAAAAGCCAGAACGGCCAGGAAATTGGTCAAGAAAAGATGTCGCAAGCGTTGATTCATCTTCTACAAGTTATAGACAACAATCTACAAGTACCCCCACAAAAAGTGTTGGATCAAGACAAAATGAAGTTTCTTCACCTCCTCGTGATGAAAATATCAATGAAATACTCGAG GAAGAAGAGACCCTTATAGCTGCCCATAGGAAAGAAATCGAAGATACAATGGAGATTGTTCGTGAA GAAATGAAACTGCTGGCAGAAGTTGATCAACCTGGAAGTCGCATTGACAATTATGTGACACAGCTAAGCTTTGTTCTATCACGCAAAGCAGCAAGTTTGGTCAGCCTTCAGGCTCGCCTTGCAAGGTTCCAGCATCGATTGAAAGAGCAGGAAATACTGAGTAGAAAGAGGGTACCGCGTTAG
- the LOC129883832 gene encoding ubiquitin-like-specific protease ESD4: protein MGALTSNRKRGNDFFSSNYKTPLSNLSKKLKLSALNPPLSSESKSTVQRFFKYPDPINPIRREVHAPCRKLRFGSKQTTSYIVNYKGGPEMGNSSSRKHEETKRSDFVGLRSLKNDTEVIHIDEDDENDKEGVCEDSSVEEVEAWGCEKSDLLGKNLLEVDYAKEGGFEDSDVEEVEAWGCEKSDLLGKNLLEVDEDDDAKEGGFEDSSIEEVEAWGREKSDVMGQNLMKVDDDVEILDGKDSSAVTTGLDDGNLKEESVGKMIDSLDMKPTSDSYFYVPLYKKLLGSVEKISDKLKRIHFQIGFNEKCIETNRLLRPQKKGEQDKEDVIAEPFVPLTEEEQDEVSCALSKSNRRKVLVTHKSSNIDITGEILQCLRPGQWLNDEVINVYLELLKEREKREPQKFLKCHFFNTFFYKKLISGRGGYNYQSVRRWTSQRKLGYCLLECDKIFVPIHKEIHWCLAVINNKDKKFQYLDSLRGRDSNVLKVLASYFVDEVKDKCGKHIDVSSWKQEFVEDLPEQKNGYDCGVFMIKNADFYSRDIGLCFNQGDMPYFRMRTAKELLRLKAD from the exons ATGGGGGCATTAACGAGCAATAGGAAGCGAGGTAATGATTTTTTCTCTTCGAATTACAAAACCCCACTTTCAAATTTGTCCAAAAAGCTCAAACTTTCAGCTCTAAATCCACCATTATCAAGTGAAAGTAAATCAACTGTACAGAGGTTTTTCAAGTACCCAGATCCGATAAACCCAATTCGAAGAGAAGTTCATGCTCCTTGTAGGAAATTGAGATTTGGGTCTAAGCAAACGACGTCGTATATTGTGAATTACAAGGGGGGTCCTGAAATGGGTAATTCTTCATCAAGAAAGCATGAGGAAACTAAAAGAAGTGATTTTGTTGGTTTGAGGAGTTTGAAGAATGATACTGAAGTGATACATATTGATGAGGATGATGAGAATGATAAAGAGGGGGTTTGTGAGGATTCGAGTGTCGAGGAAGTGGAAGCTTGGGGTTGTGAAAAAAGTGATCTTTTGGGCAAAAATTTGCTGGAGGTTGATTATGCTAAAGAGGGGGGTTTTGAAGATTCGGATGTCGAGGAAGTGGAAGCTTGGGGTTGTGAAAAAAGTGATCTTTTGGGCAAGAATTTGTTGGAGGTTGATGAGGATGATGATGCTAAAGAGGGGGGTTTTGAGGACTCGAGTATAGAGGAAGTGGAAGCTTGGGGTCGTGAAAAAAGTGATGTTATGGGCCAGAATTTGATGaaggttgatgatgatgtggaaattttggatggTAAGGATTCATCCGCGGTAACAACGGGTTTGGATGATGGAAATTTGAAGGAAGAGAGTGTGGGAAAGATGATAGACTCATTAGATATGAAACCCACGTCCGATTCCTACTTTTATGTCCCTTTGTATAAGAAACTTCTTGGTTCAGTGGAGAAAATAAGTGATAAGCTGAAAAGAATACATTTTCAGATAGGATTTAATGAGAAGTGTATCGAAACGAATAGGTTGTTGCGGcctcaaaagaaaggagaacagGATAAAGAG GATGTGATTGCAGAACCATTTGTGCCTCTCACTGAAGAGGAACAGGATGAGGTTTCTTGTGCTTTATCAAAATCTAATCG GAGAAAGGTTTTGGTAACCCATAAAAGCTCCAATATTGATATTACTGGAGAAATATTGCAATGTTTGAGACCCGGGCAATGGTTGAATGATGAG GTTATCAATGTGTATCTTGAACTGctaaaagagagagagaaaagggaGCCCCAGAAGTTCTTGAAATGTCATTTCTTTAACACATTCTTTTACAAGAAG TTGATAAGTGGCAGGGGAGGCTATAACTATCAATCTGTTAGGAGATGGACATCCCAAAGAAAGCTGGGTTACTGCCTCCTTGAATGCGATAAA ATATTTGTCCCTATCCACAAAGAAATACATTGGTGTTTAGCTGTTATCAATAACAAGGATAAGAAGTTCCAATATCTTGATTCACTCAGAGGAAGGGACAGTAACGTGTTGAAAGTGCTG GCTAGTTACTTTGTTGATGAGGTGAAGGACAAGTGTGGGAAACACATAGATGTTAGTTCATGGAAGCAAGAGTTTGTTGAGGACCTTCCAGAGCAAAAGAATGG GTATGACTGCGGTGTGTTTATGATAAAAAATGCGGATTTCTACAGCAGAGATATAGGCCTATGTTTTAATCAG GGAGACATGCCATATTTTAGGATGAGGACTGCCAAGGAGCTCTTGAGGTTGAAAGCAGATTAA